One Amycolatopsis sp. NBC_00355 genomic window carries:
- a CDS encoding SGNH/GDSL hydrolase family protein translates to MSYHRFVVLGDSCAEGLDDPYPGRHQYRGWADFVAARLAEEEPRFRYANLAVRGRRLDQIVPEQVPAATRLEPDLIALFGGGNDVMSRGWDARTVARRVDAAVRACTEIAPTVVTFTLSDVSNRMPLGARMRPRIVALNEAIREAAVSYGARLVDLWPDQAATDSRYFGADRLHLSTHGHHRLAAYVLGLLGLDHDPGWLAPLPGTPSHGGWRADLHWVLREVLPVAVTRTRNRMIGRQPGDGFFAKRPDLLPITLDEAWAPGNA, encoded by the coding sequence ATGAGCTACCACCGTTTCGTCGTCCTCGGCGACAGCTGCGCCGAAGGTCTCGACGACCCGTACCCCGGCCGGCACCAGTACCGCGGCTGGGCGGACTTCGTCGCCGCGCGCTTGGCGGAGGAGGAGCCGCGCTTCCGGTACGCGAACCTCGCCGTCCGCGGACGGCGGCTCGACCAGATCGTGCCCGAGCAGGTGCCCGCCGCGACGCGCCTCGAACCCGACCTGATCGCGCTCTTCGGCGGCGGCAACGACGTCATGAGCCGGGGCTGGGACGCGCGGACCGTGGCCCGCCGGGTCGACGCCGCCGTCCGGGCCTGCACCGAGATCGCGCCCACCGTCGTCACCTTCACCCTCAGCGACGTCTCGAACCGGATGCCGCTGGGCGCGCGGATGCGGCCGCGGATCGTCGCGCTCAACGAGGCCATCCGCGAGGCCGCCGTCAGCTACGGCGCGCGGCTCGTCGACCTGTGGCCCGACCAGGCCGCCACCGACTCGCGCTACTTCGGCGCCGACCGGCTCCACCTGTCCACGCACGGGCACCACCGGCTCGCCGCCTACGTCCTCGGCCTGCTCGGCCTCGACCACGACCCCGGCTGGCTCGCGCCACTGCCCGGTACGCCGTCCCACGGCGGCTGGCGCGCGGACCTGCACTGGGTGCTGCGCGAGGTGCTCCCGGTCGCCGTCACGCGCACGCGCAACCGGATGATCGGCCGCCAGCCCGGCGACGGCTTCTTCGCCAAACGCCCCGACCTGCTCCCGATCACCCTGGACGAGGCATGGGCACCCGGCAACGCCTGA
- a CDS encoding TetR/AcrR family transcriptional regulator: MGTRQRLIDTASELLAGEGVDAVTLRGIAKAAGVSHGAPLRHFSGRAELLSAVATRGYADLLARRETLPETSPRERLAAACHSYVDFALANPAMFELMFRRDLIDATDPALSAAASAVFDTFAVLVAAVPTPIARSGADLRLVAASLWAALHGLAQLWLWGGLAGASFAPSPESALAVTLDAYLG; the protein is encoded by the coding sequence ATGGGCACCCGGCAACGCCTGATCGACACCGCGTCCGAGCTGCTGGCCGGCGAAGGCGTCGACGCCGTGACGCTGCGCGGAATCGCGAAGGCGGCCGGCGTCTCGCACGGCGCGCCCCTGCGGCACTTCTCCGGCCGCGCCGAGCTGCTGTCGGCCGTCGCGACCCGCGGGTACGCCGACCTGCTCGCCCGCCGCGAGACGCTGCCGGAGACGTCGCCGCGCGAGCGGCTCGCCGCCGCCTGCCACAGCTACGTCGACTTCGCGCTGGCCAACCCGGCGATGTTCGAGCTGATGTTCCGCCGCGACCTGATCGACGCGACCGACCCGGCGCTCTCGGCGGCGGCGAGCGCGGTGTTCGACACCTTCGCTGTGCTGGTGGCCGCCGTGCCGACGCCGATCGCGCGGTCCGGCGCCGACCTGCGACTGGTCGCCGCGTCACTCTGGGCGGCGTTGCACGGCCTCGCGCAGCTGTGGCTCTGGGGCGGGCTGGCCGGGGCGAGCTTCGCGCCGTCACCCGAATCGGCGCTGGCCGTCACGCTCGACGCGTATCTCGGCTGA